The genomic segment TCAGCGATACGCGTTGATCGTATCGCGCGTCTTCTTCGCCGCTTCGGCGGCGGCTTGTGCGTAGTCGTCGCCCTTGCTCGCGTAGATGATCGCGCGCGACGAGTTGATCAGCATGCCCGTGCCGTTCGCGGTGCGGCCCGCGCGCACGGTCGCTTCGACATCGCCGCCTTGCGCGCCGATGCCGGGAATCAACAACGGCATATCGCCGACGATGCCCCGCACGGTTTCGATTTCCTTCGGGAACGTCGCGCCGACGACCAGCCCGAGCTGGCCGCTCGCGTTCCACTTTTCGGCGGCGAGCGTCGCGACGACCTGATACAGCGGCTTGCCGTCGGTCGTGAGGAATTGCAGATCGGAGCCGCCCGCGTTCGACGTGCGGCACAGCACGATCACGCCCCGGCCTTCATGTTCGAGATACGGCTCGATCGAATCGAAACCCATGTACGGATTGACCGTCACGGCATCCGCCCGATAGCGCTCGAACGCTTCCTTCGCGTACTGCTCGGCCGTGCTGCCGATATCGCCGCGCTTCGCATCGAGGATCACCGGAATGCCGGCGTGCTTTTCGTGGATGTGCGCGATCAGCGCTTCGAGCTGGTCTTCGGCGCGATGCGCCGCGAAGTACGCGATCTGCGGCTTGAACGACGACGCATATGGTGCGGTCGCATCGACGATGGTCTTGCAGAATTCGAAGATCGCATCGGCGCGGCCGTTGAGCGCGGCGGGAAATTTCGCGGGCTCAGGGTCGAGGCCGACGCACAGAAGCGATTGCGTGCGCGACCACGCGGCGTTGAGAGACTGAATGAAGGACATGGCGGGATTCGTTGAACGTCGATGCCACGCATTTTAACGTGCGTGGCATCGCCGTCTCCCGGACATCAGCGCGATGCGCTTCTCGCCCGCGCCTTCGCTCCCGCGCGCGTGCGCGGCCGTGCACGCCGCGCCGCTTCTCCGGTGCGTTCGACCGTGAAGCGAAACTCCCGCGAGAGCCGCTCGCCCGGCGCGAGCACGGTCATGCCGTGCGCTTCCCCGCCGCCGGGCAGATTCACCGCGTTGACCGGATGATCGACCGGCTCGAAACAGAAGAAGCTCTCGCCGGGCGGCGCGTACAGCACGTAGTAGTCGGTATCGGCGGCGATCGTCAGCGACAGGCGCCGCTTCGGCCACAGCACGCTCGTGCGCCCGCTCCATCCCGTGAACGCGTTGTTCACCATCTCGGACGGCATCGGATACGCGACGCCGAACTGCCACGCCGGCGGCGTCGGCACATGCCGCACCGGCAGCCAGTCGTCGCCGCACAGCCACACGCCGCCCGCCGCCGCCGACAACTCCGTGTCGGCCTCGCGCATCAGAAACGGATGCAGCCCGAGGCCGAACGGCAACGCTTCGTCGCCGGTGTTCTCGACATCGAGAGTGACGACGAGCGTGGCTTCGTCGAGCGTGTAGGTCTGCGCGGCGCGAAACGAATACGGCTTGCCGTCGCTGCGATCGAGCGTGAGACGCGCGCGCCCCGCATCTTCCGCGTCCTCCGCTTCGACCTGCCACGCGCCGAGCCAGCCGTCGCCATGCAGCGGCAGCGGTTCGCCCGCGCGATTGCACGGCACGTCGATGGAGCGTCCGGAGAACTGAAAGCGCCCGTCGCCGATGCGGTTCGAATACGGCAGGAGCGGATAGCACGCGAGCTGATTCGGATCGGTATCCGGACCGGGTTCGGCGCAGGGCCGGAAGATCGGCACCAGCGCGCCTTCGTGACGCCAGTCGAAGCGCGTGATGCCGCCGCCGAGCGACGGCGCGAGTTCGAGCCGCAGATGCGCGTTGGCGAGGGTGATGCAGCCTTCGGTGTGCGATCCGCCGATCGCGACGACCGCCGTGCCCGGGCCGGGACGGATGGGTGGCTCGGCCGCGGCGGCCAGCCTGGAGCGGCGGGCGTTCGCCTGCGCCGTGGACGTCGATGCAGGATTCGGTCTTTGCTCTGTGCGCGCAACAGCCATGACTCGTGCTCCATCGAGAGGCGAAAAACCCGGCGCCGCCGGGGCAGGCCGGACGACGCGTCGTCGCGCGCCGTCTCGGTGTTCTCTTCGTTACGCCTTGCCTGCGAAAACGGCTTCGGCGATGCCGCGCGCGCCGGGTGTCGCGACAAACACGCCGCCGGCGTGCGCATCGCTTCCGAGTGCCGTGTCGTCGAGGCCGATGCGCGCGCTCGTCACATACAGCGTGCCGAAATCGGCGCCGCCGAACGCGGCGCAACTCGGCTGCGCGGTCGGCACGTCGATGCGCGCCGTCTCGCGGCCATCGCGCCCATATCGCACCACCCGCGCGCCGCCCCACTGCGCGTTCCACAAACCGCCTTCGGCATCGACGATGGAACCATCCGGCACGCCGGTCGCGTCGGTCAATTCGACGAACACGCGGTCATTCGAAAACGTCGGGTATTCGCAGACGCGGATCTGGCGCGTCGGCGAGTCACAGTAATACATCGTCGCGCCGTCGGGGGAAAAACCGATGCTGTTCGAGATCGCGCAATTTCCGAGCGGCAGCCGTTCGAGCGACAAATCCCGGTTCAACCGATAAAACCCGCCGATCGCCTGCGCGTCGTCGACATCGTGCTTCGTGCCGAATACGAAGCGTCCCTCGCGATCGCAGCGGCCGTCGTTCAGGCGCGTCGGCAGATCGGCTTCGACTTCCATGAGGGTCTCGATCCTGCCCGTCGCGATCTCGTAGAACGCGAGCCGCGACGCGAGCCCGAGCAGCAGGAAACGCGCATCGGCGCACGGCGTGAAGCATCCGAGCCGCTCGGGCATGGCGAACGATTCGCTCGCGCCGTCGCACGGATCGTAGCGCCACAGCGTGTTGCCTTCGATGTCGG from the Caballeronia sp. NK8 genome contains:
- the pyrF gene encoding orotidine-5'-phosphate decarboxylase, with protein sequence MSFIQSLNAAWSRTQSLLCVGLDPEPAKFPAALNGRADAIFEFCKTIVDATAPYASSFKPQIAYFAAHRAEDQLEALIAHIHEKHAGIPVILDAKRGDIGSTAEQYAKEAFERYRADAVTVNPYMGFDSIEPYLEHEGRGVIVLCRTSNAGGSDLQFLTTDGKPLYQVVATLAAEKWNASGQLGLVVGATFPKEIETVRGIVGDMPLLIPGIGAQGGDVEATVRAGRTANGTGMLINSSRAIIYASKGDDYAQAAAEAAKKTRDTINAYR
- a CDS encoding aldose 1-epimerase, with the translated sequence MAVARTEQRPNPASTSTAQANARRSRLAAAAEPPIRPGPGTAVVAIGGSHTEGCITLANAHLRLELAPSLGGGITRFDWRHEGALVPIFRPCAEPGPDTDPNQLACYPLLPYSNRIGDGRFQFSGRSIDVPCNRAGEPLPLHGDGWLGAWQVEAEDAEDAGRARLTLDRSDGKPYSFRAAQTYTLDEATLVVTLDVENTGDEALPFGLGLHPFLMREADTELSAAAGGVWLCGDDWLPVRHVPTPPAWQFGVAYPMPSEMVNNAFTGWSGRTSVLWPKRRLSLTIAADTDYYVLYAPPGESFFCFEPVDHPVNAVNLPGGGEAHGMTVLAPGERLSREFRFTVERTGEAARRARPRTRAGAKARARSASR
- a CDS encoding SMP-30/gluconolactonase/LRE family protein, with translation MGLMNSTRAQLLIDSRCSLGEGATWCAASGRFWWTDIEGNTLWRYDPCDGASESFAMPERLGCFTPCADARFLLLGLASRLAFYEIATGRIETLMEVEADLPTRLNDGRCDREGRFVFGTKHDVDDAQAIGGFYRLNRDLSLERLPLGNCAISNSIGFSPDGATMYYCDSPTRQIRVCEYPTFSNDRVFVELTDATGVPDGSIVDAEGGLWNAQWGGARVVRYGRDGRETARIDVPTAQPSCAAFGGADFGTLYVTSARIGLDDTALGSDAHAGGVFVATPGARGIAEAVFAGKA